From one Triticum aestivum cultivar Chinese Spring chromosome 4B, IWGSC CS RefSeq v2.1, whole genome shotgun sequence genomic stretch:
- the LOC123091013 gene encoding folate transporter 1, chloroplastic isoform X1 has protein sequence MPPGTPLPSTGAWTWENAVAGATAGFATVATFHPLDVVRTRFQVSGGRGLSDLPPYRNTGHAVYTIARSEGLRGLYAGFYPAVLGSTVSWGLYFFFYNRAKQRYLQEKDVQLRPFDHLASAAEAGALVCLFTNPIWLVKTRMQLQTPGHTSSYSGFSDALRTIRKEEGWRALYRGIGPGLLLVTHGAIQFTAYEELRKAMISAKSKQTRGDDKGSEDLLNSVDYAALGAGSKLSAILLTYPYQVIRARLQQRPGSDGIPKYSDSWHVVKEAARYEGVRGFYRGITSNLLKNLPAASVTFVVYENVIKLFRAAKEKT, from the exons ATGCCGCCGGGGACCCCTCTGCCGTCGACGGGGGCGTGGACCTGGGAGAACGCCGTCGCCGGAGCGACCGCCGGCTTCGCCACCGTCGCCACCTTCCACCCGCTCGACGTCGTCCGCACCCGCTTCCAAG TGAGCGGCGGGAGAGGGTTGTCCGACTTGCCGCCGTACAGGAACACGGGACACGCTGTATACACCATCGCACGATCTGAG GGCCTGAGGGGACTTTATGCCGGCTTTTATCCTGCAGTTCTGGGGTCAACCGTTTCTTGGGGGCTATATTTCTTTTT TTATAACAGAGCTAAACAAAGATACTTGCAGGAGAAGGATGTTCAGCTCCGTCCATTCGACCATCTTGCCTCAGCTGCAGAAGCAGGTGCTTTG GTTTGCCTGTTTACAAATCCCATATGGCTGGTGAAAACACGGATGCAACTACAAACACCTGGGCATACTTCATCTTATTCTGGATTTTCTG ATGCTTTGAGAACTATTCGGAAAGAGGAGGGATGGCGAGCACTTTATAGAGGGATCGGGCCTGGACTTTTGCTG GTCACCCATGGCGCGATACAATTCACTGCCTATGAGGAACTTCGCAAGGCTATGATATCTGCGAAAAGTAAACAAACAAGGGGAGATGACAAAGGCAGCGAGGATTTATTG AACTCCGTTGATTATGCGGCACTTGGCGCTGGTTCAAAATTATCTGCTATTCTGCTTACTTATCCTTATCAG GTTATCCGAGCCCGCTTACAG CAACGACCTGGTAGTGATGGTATCCCAAAGTACTCAGATAGTTGGCATGTAGTGAAGGAAGCTGCAAG GTACGAAGGTGTCCGTGGGTTTTACAGGGGCATCACTTCCAACCTATTGAAGAACCTTCCAGCAGCTTCCGTGACGTTTGTGGTGTATGAAAACGTTATCAAACTATTCAGAGCAGCCAAGGAGAAGACGTAA
- the LOC123091013 gene encoding folate transporter 1, chloroplastic isoform X2 → MPPGTPLPSTGAWTWENAVAGATAGFATVATFHPLDVVRTRFQVSGGRGLSDLPPYRNTGHAVYTIARSEGLRGLYAGFYPAVLGSTVSWGLYFFLRRMFSSVHSTILPQLQKQVCLFTNPIWLVKTRMQLQTPGHTSSYSGFSDALRTIRKEEGWRALYRGIGPGLLLVTHGAIQFTAYEELRKAMISAKSKQTRGDDKGSEDLLNSVDYAALGAGSKLSAILLTYPYQVIRARLQQRPGSDGIPKYSDSWHVVKEAARYEGVRGFYRGITSNLLKNLPAASVTFVVYENVIKLFRAAKEKT, encoded by the exons ATGCCGCCGGGGACCCCTCTGCCGTCGACGGGGGCGTGGACCTGGGAGAACGCCGTCGCCGGAGCGACCGCCGGCTTCGCCACCGTCGCCACCTTCCACCCGCTCGACGTCGTCCGCACCCGCTTCCAAG TGAGCGGCGGGAGAGGGTTGTCCGACTTGCCGCCGTACAGGAACACGGGACACGCTGTATACACCATCGCACGATCTGAG GGCCTGAGGGGACTTTATGCCGGCTTTTATCCTGCAGTTCTGGGGTCAACCGTTTCTTGGGGGCTATATTTCTTTTT GAGAAGGATGTTCAGCTCCGTCCATTCGACCATCTTGCCTCAGCTGCAGAAGCAG GTTTGCCTGTTTACAAATCCCATATGGCTGGTGAAAACACGGATGCAACTACAAACACCTGGGCATACTTCATCTTATTCTGGATTTTCTG ATGCTTTGAGAACTATTCGGAAAGAGGAGGGATGGCGAGCACTTTATAGAGGGATCGGGCCTGGACTTTTGCTG GTCACCCATGGCGCGATACAATTCACTGCCTATGAGGAACTTCGCAAGGCTATGATATCTGCGAAAAGTAAACAAACAAGGGGAGATGACAAAGGCAGCGAGGATTTATTG AACTCCGTTGATTATGCGGCACTTGGCGCTGGTTCAAAATTATCTGCTATTCTGCTTACTTATCCTTATCAG GTTATCCGAGCCCGCTTACAG CAACGACCTGGTAGTGATGGTATCCCAAAGTACTCAGATAGTTGGCATGTAGTGAAGGAAGCTGCAAG GTACGAAGGTGTCCGTGGGTTTTACAGGGGCATCACTTCCAACCTATTGAAGAACCTTCCAGCAGCTTCCGTGACGTTTGTGGTGTATGAAAACGTTATCAAACTATTCAGAGCAGCCAAGGAGAAGACGTAA